From the genome of Solanum lycopersicum chromosome 7, SLM_r2.1:
ATCTCATATTAGTAAATATTACGACATCAGAAATTTATGAAGCCATTCACAAACTAATGTTTTACTGTGCAAAAAACAATCAAGAAGCTACAATGATGCATCAAATGTACTTACTTAGACCATGTAGGAACAGGAATATAAATCTGTGAATCAGGACAAAAGCGCTTTTGGAAGTCCGCAAAAATTCTGCATGCGCCTGTTCCAGATAATGCTTGAATTGCAGCAATGCGTTTATCTTTTATCAAGTCTGAGTTCTCTCCATAGGCTAACTTCAGCGACTCCTGGATCATGTTGACACTACCTCCCATAGGAAGATATTCCCTGGTAAATGATGAATTGTCCATGTAAGCACATTACTGAACTAAAAGATATCCACATAAACCACCCTGGCCTTTTTTTAGCAATGCTGAAAACATTTTGATTCTTACTTTCAAATTCATTGCCATCTTTCCACATAAAGCATTTTACTCCGTGTCAATTAATCCAATAGATTTCTAAAGAATGAGGACAAAATCAGAACATTTACTGATTTACATAGAGAAGTTGCATAATACTTTTTACTTTAGGACACTACAAAACGTTTGACAGAAGCAGTTGTCAGTTTATGAAGTCAATTCATTTACACTTTCAATTTACAAAACCATTATAAAAAGTCActtgttatttaaattattcttctatcacaatgaataaaatatacatgTCAAATAAAATTGTATTCCATATCTAAGTCAAACTTCGTCAAACAACAAGAACAGATCATTTCAAAAGTAAACGCCGCCATTAGACTATGGAATAGTAAATTTGATATAAACAATCCATCTTGGTAGAAAAGCTAAACAAAAGTATAAGATAGAATTGGTGAAGGGACCCATCTCCACCATCCATATAGCAGAAAAAATGAGAATAGAAATATCATCAAGATGCGgaaagaaaggaagaaaacctAAAGAATCAAACAGGTCAGTGGAACTGACAGATGGAATACTAAAAAGAGATgctttattattcaaatatgcACTCACATACAGTCATTGATGCACAATAACCAACAACAAGTGGCtctagtaaaagaaaaataaagaatagtCAGCACTGTAGGCGTATTCACGGGGTTTGATTCAGTTTTATCAAAACCAAATCAACTATATAggtttgatcttttttttttcagttacATGAATATTATGGTGCTGCtgctaaaaattttaataaattcatatatcTTTTGTAGTACTTGACAAATATTTGTACTGTTACATTTTGCTATACACCTACAATAACTTTTCTATGATATATGCATTCAAActttaacaaaattttaataactaaaaacagaagtcaaatttaaataatgaataaagGACCTTTCAAGTGAACaacaaattcaaattcacaAAATAGAGAAATGGTGAGATTCACTCACATATTGAAACCACCAGCTATCCTTCGCTCTGCTTCTCTAACACACTCCAGTACCACGGGTTTTCCATTGTCATCCCTGTAAGCTCCCTTAAAAttcacaacaacaaaaacaaactcATTTGTTTTTGCTTAATTAGATCGAGCTCATAAGTAATAAGATCACACAGGAATTTCAAATCCAAATCAATTGAGATCCACTGTGTGAATCCTCTGCATCATTTTCCGCTAACGGATGATTATTTTACACTAATATATCAACTTATGTGTTTAACTATAAGATTTACAGCAGTTAACCTTCTATTCAATTAATCTTAACTCAcacaaaacaaaacaagagcTAAGCATACACAATTCCCAAATTAAGAAGCTAAATCCATGATTACAAAAACTGAGAAAACAAGGTAGAAAATAAAGCTAATCAAATCAAAGCACAGAGCAGAGAACTTACAACGCCAACATTGACTTTGTCAGGGCTAGGATCGGCGAGAAAAGCTTCAGTTACGCCGAGGATAGGATCTTTAGGAGCCGGTTCAACATTTCGCCACCACGACGACAGGGATCGCGCTCCGAACGACGACGAGCTAAGTTTTAGTTGACGACCGGAAATAGCGGCACGCATCGCCATGGCCGGAACGGAGAGAGGATATAGAGAAATGGCCAAATAGGAGAGGAAAATGGCGTGTTTGTAGAGGCGGTTGATAGAGATGGGACTTTATAAATAGGAGACGTAAGAGTAGTAGTGGACTGAGCGAGCCGTCAGTGTGACTGAATGGTTTATTAATGGCTTTTGCCTCGAGAAGCGTAACGCTGTGACGAAACCGTTAAAACTATTGACAGAGTCTTTTTTGTTTTGGCTCAAAGGTTAGGGGGCAAAAGAGTCAAAGGAAATTGGGTATTATAATTAGGGATAATTTCAGCTCACTTCGAATTTCGCCTTATAAAACTCACTCTCTATGGTTttacaatattatatttatatttattttcttgtaattattctttgaatttatttaaaatagatattattattttagatttgataattttacccttatatatgaaagtttagATCTATTTTTCAACGATTTATCTTTTTCGgtagattatattttttcttcgcTTGTGAAAATGTTTAACTAGAACAAAATCTGATAGTTCTTATCGAATTGGGgagttcatttttattttatatttgaagaaattgtAGACGAAAAATGATGGGttattatggaaaaaaaatctatgtgaattggaaatggagaaaagaattaatatttggTGAAATGACGGTCACCTTGAATAAAGACTTTGAtctttattgaataaaaaaacacatatttatacttatttatttttaaagtatttattaaatgagttattttttatataatattaattaatatggagaaattaatattaaaaaggataaagttattaaatctaaatttactaatatttattttaatttaaaaaataattagaagtaAATAGAAACaagaatttatatttatcttaaataaattcaaaaagtgGTTAATCTGCCCAATCTGCTAAAATTTGTATCACTagcattattttattatttaaatttaactatTAATATCTTATCTAGttatttaatgattaaaaataatatttttacgaATTAAAGGAAATCTTTTTTCCTTGTTCAAAATAAAACCTTGGTGGAATAAAACtgagagaaaaaagaagaatcaCAATTCAGAACAAAAAACAATTTGAATCCCACAATTAAAaggtaaaagataaaattaaaataattccaaaaaaaaacagatgacatatcaaaataattccaCAGCGTTGCGCTTTTCGAGaggtaaaataaaaatggaagtaTCTTGGTTAACATtgatttgcattattttttttaaaaaaaaaatccagcTATTTTGTGCAAATTTGGTTACTGCATTATGTTAGATCaaagatagttttttttttttttacgcataatacatatattagattctaaatttagttttaaattttaattttgaccttCAACTTTCATATTGTACAAACgtacactttaactatccaacttttaaataaataaatacatgagtCCTATATGACAAAATACATGTAGGACATCTCGTAGgataaaaatgacatgtaggatgacatgtaagatatgtgtgtctatttgttcaattttatacaaatttaagtgtttacttgtccacacccaaagttgaaggcATAAATGTAATTTCAAGCCAAGTAAAAGGagatatttatgtattatgttttttttaaaagacaaaTCACAACAAACTTATTCTACAAAGATGATCTTAAAAGATCAAATTCAACTAGAACTGGGAAAAAGATGTTCAAATTGCGTACGAAAGGAGAAATTTGAGTCGTTTAAAGGCCTCCTCGTTTTAAATAACGAAAATTTAGTTTAagttcatatattattataattagctGATGAAGAAAATTATCGTCAATTTTAAGTGTATTTACATGTACCTTTGAGTTGATTTCCAAGGAAGCTATATGAATGAAGTTTGATTAATATAGTCATTTTTGTGTATGTTATTGACGTTAGGAAATCTTAGATcgtttttttatattattcttttattttattatttgtatatatcaCATGTTTATTACACTTGCATATTGTTTTTATCttctcctcaatttgaaaaaatgaatttatcgAGAATTTACATGTAGATTTTGAAGGGCGTTTACTATCTTTCCATCGGAATCCCTTGAACCCTTACTTAATCTATTAGTTTTATAgatatttcttttgttaattaatcgattaattttcttattttcctaaATTAGTGTGCAactcatatttaaatttaattttattatattaattaattattatttgagttaCCGTAATATTTCATCTTAGGTTCCTAATCATAGATGACTTAGAACTTTTGAGtttctcttttaaaaattaaagttattttatcgttaaaaatgaatttagatattttattttaaaaaaatatcaaaactacataaaaattatataaagaaatatgCGTCCAAAAGTACTTGAATTAAATTCATAATCAAAATTCTTATTTGGCTCTTAAAATAAAGCATAAGTTCAACAATTATTATGACCCCTAAAGGGTagataaattagtaaaatattatcCCTAATCAGTTAATTAGCAATTGCATTTTATCAATAAGGAATAGAAGGGACAGAAGACACCCAAAAATAACATTGTTAAGCCTTTGATTATCACGAAAGGTTGTGATTTTGGGGAGTTTCAAAAGGTGATAAAATATCACAAGAGGTTCATCTGAATTTCATCTCTCGCAAATCAATGTGACTGTAATGTTCGGATCAATTTTCACACACCCTAATTAATTCTATGCGATACCGCCAccttaaatgatttaaataacCTTTAACTTCAtgtgataataatatttaatgaagCATATAATTGtttattgtttaaatatttCTAGTGGATTTTTATATCCTACCTATGAAATAAGTTATACAATAATCTAAAAACATTATTGATCAATTAACTAAACactcaataatataatatagttgATTGATTCttgtatttcaaataaatttgggAAGTCAAATAAAGTGTTTAATgtggaatttaaaatttaataaggtATAATTATGACTGTTAAGTGAGATAACATAGTTTATTATGACAAAATAATTCAGATCGAAAGAAATCGTAATAATTATCCTATATATTGTATTGCGCTTCCAATTACATATTGAATTGAAGATTTGATTTGTTCTACTAAAAAGAAATTGACTTGTCAAAATATCAACTCTTAGTAGAATAGGATCTCAAGAgggtatttttgtcattttattatttattttgaaataactaatttcaataatatttatagaggagggagagaggcgaacgagatcgaaaatggaagaagagattcaaattttatttgtatatctgtcatataattttatatgtatgtcAGTATATGTATAccttgtatttgtatttgtatatgtgtaagagaggagagagacgagagaGGAAGAGAATCGCACGTAATTACAATTAAAAAGAGGTTGCGACTTGCGAGTGATAATTATTCGAACTATACCCATGTTAgctaattaactaatatattattatttatccgCATAATTTTCCCGATTATATTAatggtttttttaattaaaaaaatcctaGAAATTCACCAAATTCATTGTAtccttgaacaaaaaaaaaagagagatacAAAAATGTTTTTGTATATTACTAAGTATAGCTTGTGCTCTTATCTTCTCTCAAAAATAGAGAAGAACAAGTGTATGATCAAATCAATCAAGCATTTGGAACAGACTTTACTTCACTAAATTATAATTGCTATCAATGAGGATTGACGAGTTTACTAATCAAATATGAAttgtaaaatgaaaatatatttattttcttaaaaaaaataaaaagatctaaagaaatattaaattttttctgggtatttgaaattttgatcaaTTACAAAATTGTTGCTCTAACATTATAAAACaatgttaaattaattaatcaaatacaaCTTGCTTccgaaaaataaatatttttttgaaaaaattgaaaataagcaaattttaaaagttcGACCAAAACATTCTATCGATACAAAGTCTCCACTAAAATAAAGCTTCCTGTATACTAAAGAACGACTTGAAGCAAAGTATGTTCGTCATTTTGTAAAGAAGATATGCTTTTTccattcattttctttattctcTGTTCCTTTATTTCCCTTTTAAGATAGATTTCTTCTCTAAACAAATTAGTAATTACAAGTTATGCAGGAATTTGCAGCAAACAGTGAAATCTCGAAAACAGAGGAGTTTTCAAATAATCCAGAAATTCAAGAAACTGAGATAACACACGAAGAAGTTAAAGAGAGCAACAATTTAGATACTAAATGTGGAGAAAAAACGGAGAAAACTGCTGAAGTTGTAATagatattgataaaaaaacaGAGTGTATTGATGAAAATCAAGTAATAGAAATTGTATGTCGAATATGTCATTTGAATGATGAAACTATAGAGATTTTGCAGCTTGGTTGTGATTGTAAAGGTGAACTTGGTGTTTGTCATCGCCATTGTGCTGAAGCATGGTTCAATCAGAGAGGCAACAGGTAACACCATTCTATATTTCAGAAGTTCTTCATACTTTGCATAcgatttaacttatatatactgACGGGGACATCTAAGTGAACACTGAGAATTCATAAAACCGACCTTTAAAACTGAGTGAATTCATATTGAATAGTGAGGAATGTAACAGTGTTATCTTGTGATTTTACAGATCATGTGAAATATGTGGGAAGACAGCAAAAAATGTGGAAACAAGAACATTAGCAGAAAGGCAGAACAGAATAATGGTGATAGAATGGAACCAAAGGGCAGTAGAAGCCAGAAGAAGTTCATATATAACCAGTTCCTCGGCTGCAACACGCGATGATTGTAGATGGAGATGTCAACAATCCTGCTGTAATTTCCTGCTTGCTTGCTTCGTCGTTGCCTTTACTCTCCCATGGTTCTTCCGACTTAATTTGCCATAACAAAAATACACTCTCAAATTTCTCTGTTCATGTTGTAATACATAGAACAATACTGTTAGTCAATTATACTCATTTTGCCATACCAAATGAAATGTTTCACAGCTGTTTTTGGTATGACAAAAGTCAAATCTCATGATGTGGTCATTCACATCGATATATTATGGGCAGAAATCTTCCAGTCATTTTCAACACAGCCAACTTGATGCACCTTCCgcaacaattcatatatatgaattgcataatttttcctataaagaataagttgaTGCAGCACAAGTTATTGAGCACTGTCATGGTGTTAAGGGAGAGAGAACTTTTTTTCATCTAAAAGTAAATGATGACAAGGCTAAACCAGAGAAACAACTAAGCAGTATATCATGGAAGTTTTAGTGCTAAAATAGGACGAACTTTTGCATCTAAAAGCGATGACACCGAGGCTAACAGGAAAATGATAAAAACCATATCATAGAAGTTTAATACATAAAAAGGGAGATTATGATTCGtcctctttctttctttttttccaaaaaaagagaaaaatagtaACTATCATATGATTTTGTAACTAAAAGATCTATTTGTGGTCTGAAGTTTGGTTGAGCCAGTGCTGTAAGCAACTTGAGATTTTCGACAATGAAGCTCACCTCTTGGTCTGGCTGGAGTCTAGCATCTCTCTTCATTTGTTTAATCTGCTTCATTGACAGCTCTTAGGTTTCACTTGGATTCAGAGGAGTCTATTAGAACTGGCAAAAGCATGATAAGAGGCAAATTAATTAAACTCACGAGGAATGGTGGAACACATTTTAACAGAGAGTACCTAAAAGAGAGCACAAAGTTCCCAGGTCACAAATTGCCACCTCAAAGTGCATGTTTGATTTGTGCCTGATAGGATGAGTCATCTCAGTTAAGTCATCCTCGGATGAATTTCTCTATGATTAATACCAATAATCCCTTCCATTTAGATATAAAAATGGCCTTAGAATGACTCATTCTAACGATCATTCTGCATCCAAAGACAAGATGAGATGATGCATCAGCTTGATAACTCCTCACCTCACCACTAAAGAAAGGATAAAAAGATGAGTCGGCCGTATGTCTCCTCCTGCCATCTTATCTTGTGTACTAAACAGGGACAGTTTATACTAAGAATCTAATCCAAGCATATTAAAAGAAAACTCAAGGAAAGACGAGCAGAAGGCAATATCAGGAATAGAATCACAAACAGTAAATAGTTGAACCTAAGATCCACGATTTCATATAGACAATGACAGGAAGAGTTTAAGGACTTCAGAAGCCTATTCAGCTTGATACAATGTGAACCATATATTGAAAAAGGCAGCGTAAGAGGTAAAGGATCATGGACCTTAAGAGGCAAAGGATCATGGAAGTGAAAcagaacaaagaaaatatacatgGAAATATTAGCCAATTAACTAATGTTTTGGGCTTTAGGCCTTTGATTTAACAGCTGGCATATAAAGAACCAATGATATAAAGAACCAAAATTACTTCCGAACCTTCAAAATTACCGAAAACCCTAAATGTGGGGCATATAAAGAACCAATGATAGGTGTTTTTCCAAACCTTTTCTATACTTAAGCTTAGCAGAGAATGACCAAAAGTGTGAAACCATACACAGAATATCAAAAGGTAAAAGGTAGATGAAAGAGAGAAGGGATACTGCACTTAGTTGCGCAAGAGACACCTTTTCCGGGTATATCAAGTCTAGAGTGATGCAATTAGCCAAAGAAGATagaaatgtgttttttttattgcttttatCCCTTAATATTCCAACAAGTAATACTACGCTTTTAAAAGACATATTAGCGTAAACTTTCCACTCACCTTCAATTAGGACAGGAAAACCAAAAAATAAGTTTCACGTAACCTAGCTGCCTATTGCAGGAGTTACTGACCTGAAAGGACGCCAGCAAGCTGCTACGGAATGTGACTGAAGTGGATCCAACCCACTACTTTTTCTTAAAGCCTTGGGCTTTCCTGGTGTTATTGAATCTTTTCAATCTCAAATACTGTCATTCTTGCAAATTTAAGGACAAAGTTGCATGTAAGAATCAACTTAGAGAGTAAGTGGATGTAAAAGCTTTGATATAATACTACTAAACTCAGTCATTGGCTTGGAAAGGACATGCAAATTGCAATACAAAAGAAGGCGGAAATTACACCTGACCCTTTTAACTGTATTTAGCTGCTAATTCCTTTCCTGATAtggaaaaaaattgtaacttcTACTTGTACACTTGCTTACTCCAAGGTGTATAAGTTTCTCAAATCAAGATAGCAAAGTGCTATCTTACCGAGAAAATTCACAAAATGTCAGGTGTCAAGGAGAATTACTATATAGTAACAAAATCTGAGAGAAATAAATGTCCTTTCTTTTCCTACCAAGGAAAGCTCAACTAAGTGAAcgagaaagaaaatataaatttaaactcaCCATACTAAGTTCATGGCAATTGATAGAAGAAGCTTTGGAAGCTATCTTACTTGTCCCAAATCTTTGAATTGCTCAGTCCCCTGTCATAGAGACAGACAAGGAAAAAATTCATAACTGAAACCGGTATGAAGATCAATTCGGAAAATGAAGATGTAGGGAACTTACAACTTCAAGCTTCAATAGGCAAACTTCTGTTCAAGTAGTAACCCATAGCGCAACCGCATTAAAGTCTGCAAGTAATCATATGCATACCACAACATCAATTATCAATAAATTTGATAGCAACCAATAATTGTGGTCATTTAAAAGATCCTGAAAAAGGAACTGGCTATAGTCAACACATCTTAAACAACTTCAAAGAGCAGAAAAGATAAATCTGGCTCAAATAAGTAAGAACACTTTATTTCTAACTACTCGGGGAAAAAGAGCAGTACAATCCTCTCCTTTGATTTTTCTTCAGCCAAAAACGACAGCTTAATGATTTCAGATTCAAAGCCCAGAATGACATGCTGCAGAAAAGAGCAGTCCTAAATTGAACTGATTGTACTCTACTATCTACCTTTGAAATTCAATACTAAacattacaaaagaaaaagtggTCAGAGATTATCTGGAAGTATAAATGACTTACAGTTTTGGCCCACCTAATTGTTTCGCATCTGTAATAAAGAATGCATTTACTTCCGCATAATAAGTCTTGATCCGAGGGTCTTCCGGAAACCTCCTCTCTACCTCCatgaggtaggggtaaggtttgcaTACACTCTACCCTGCCCGGACCCCATTAGgtatatgttgttgttattgttgtaataaCTTTTCACAGTTTCAACAGCATGTCATCACTATCTTTTGGACGAGGAAAGGTATAGAATTCACAACCTCTTCACAGCAGTGTCATGTGTTTGCCTCTTACAAGAGGATTAAGAACTTGACTTAAAATTGGGTAATGTAGGTTGTATACTCAGTTGCATGATCCCTGAGGTTTTAAAGCTTCCATAAAGACTTACAATGCAAAACCTTAGGCAATTAAACAAGATTAACACTTGGGTGGCAAAGTTGAACATCATCCCTAATTAATTTTGCAGTATCTTAGCCAATCGAATTTTAGACTGGATCTTCTTTGCTTCTTGCGAATATCCAGAACCACGAAGGCCATCAATAACACCACGTTTATCTGATTTAAGAATTCTCATGCCGCCTCTTATACACGATAGTAATAGCTTAGATGCTGCACGGAATCTCCTGGCATTGCAAAGACTATGCACCATAGTGGAGTAAGTAATAGAATCTTTGGCATCCATTGATTCAAACATCCGTAGAGCATGATCAAGGTGACCAGCTTTACACAACCCGTTAATAAAAGAATTCAAAGCAACCAAGTTAGAATCAAAACCCATCATACTCATATAGTCCAAATGTTGCTGGGCCTCCTTGAAATTACCAGTCCTGCACAAGCCATCAATAAAGATAGTGTGGGTGTACTTGTCAGACTCCAACCCTTTTTTTTCTGCCTCGTGTAACAATTTATAAGCATTATCCAGCTGACCTTCCTTACAATATAGATTAACAATGGTATTAAAAGACACCATATCAAGGTCAAAACCATTTGTAATTATATAGCCCAGGTACTCGTTGGCCTCATTCATCTTCCCAGTTTTAAGTAACATACTTGCAACTGTACAGTAAGCGAAGGCATCATATGTATATCCTTTCCTTCTCATCTCTGCAAAGATCTTAAGGCCTTCTTCAAATTGTTCACATTTGAAGCAGCATTTCATTACTGTCGTATAAGTGATGGCATTGGGGATATGACCTGATTCTACCAGCTCGTTGAGAAATTCTCTTGCAGTTTTACCCCGTCCTGACTTGCACAGTCCATGAATAAGAATGTTGTAAGTTGCTAATTGGGGAATAAATCCATGACGTTTTATACTCCTAAATAACATCAAGGCATTCTCTGTATATCCATTCATACAAAGaccattaattaatatattgaatGTTGCTGGATGAacagaaatatttttcaaaagaatatCCTGAAAAACCCTGTATGCTTCATCTGGCTTTCTCAATTTAAAGAAGCAATGCATTAATGTATTGTAACTCCAAATATCAGGAAGAATACTCATCTCAAGCATTTCTTCAAACAGATCGAAACATCGAGATATCATGCAATATCTGGTAGCTCCAGCTATTAAAGAGTTATATGTAATAGTATCAGGATAAATTCCAGCCTCTTTCATCCTATAAAGGACGGAATAACCTGCATCAATGCCAACAAAGCGACAATATGCGGTAATCAGTGTATTATAAGTGACCACATCTGGTTGTACTCCAATTCTTATGCCATCAACTATTACAACTTCAGCTTTCTCCAATTGTTTCGCTTTACAAAGAGATGCTACGCAAATATTCATTAACCTTGTTGAAAGTCTACCTTTGATACTCCACATCTAATCCAAGAGTTTAGACCTGAGACCTGAATCATTTTTTAGCAAACTATCAGGCAAATccttttcaaaaatatcaactCTTCCCTTTGGAAATACAAAAGAGTAGTATTTTTCAGTTCAAAACTTCAAAATCCATAGATGGACATGCACAGTGCAATACCAAATCATTGTATGAAAGGCAGCCCTATCTGTTCTTCTTGGTAAATTGTTAGGAGTTATATAAGTTCTTAAAATCCATCAAAATGAAAACACAAAACACGAAATCATCTATTGGCACAGAACTAAAGGTTTTcattgatgaaaaaaataatcatatgtaTTATCAGCAAGGAATTCTACTTTGCTCcgactcttcaaaaatgccaacgAGTGCATGTCGGATCCTTCCAAA
Proteins encoded in this window:
- the LOC101255901 gene encoding putative pentatricopeptide repeat-containing protein At4g17915 isoform X2; translation: MWSIKGYSVLYRMKEAGIYPDTITYNSLIAGATRYCMISRCFDLFEEMLEMSILPDIWSYNTLMHCFFKLRKPDEAYRVFQDILLKNISVHPATFNILINGLCMNGYTENALMLFRSIKRHGFIPQLATYNILIHGLCKSGRGKTAREFLNELVESGHIPNAITYTTVMKCCFKCEQFEEGLKIFAEMRRKGYTYDAFAYCTVASMLLKTGKMNEANEYLGYIITNGFDLDMVSFNTIVNLYCKEGQLDNAYKLLHEAEKKGLESDKYTHTIFIDGLCRTGNFKEAQQHLDYMSMMGFDSNLVALNSFINGLCKAGHLDHALRMFESMDAKDSITYSTMVHSLCNARRFRAASKLLLSCIRGGMRILKSDKRGVIDGLRGSGYSQEAKKIQSKIRLAKILQN
- the LOC101255901 gene encoding putative pentatricopeptide repeat-containing protein At4g17915 isoform X1, which encodes MWSIKGRLSTRLMNICVASLCKAKQLEKAEVVIVDGIRIGVQPDVVTYNTLITAYCRFVGIDAGYSVLYRMKEAGIYPDTITYNSLIAGATRYCMISRCFDLFEEMLEMSILPDIWSYNTLMHCFFKLRKPDEAYRVFQDILLKNISVHPATFNILINGLCMNGYTENALMLFRSIKRHGFIPQLATYNILIHGLCKSGRGKTAREFLNELVESGHIPNAITYTTVMKCCFKCEQFEEGLKIFAEMRRKGYTYDAFAYCTVASMLLKTGKMNEANEYLGYIITNGFDLDMVSFNTIVNLYCKEGQLDNAYKLLHEAEKKGLESDKYTHTIFIDGLCRTGNFKEAQQHLDYMSMMGFDSNLVALNSFINGLCKAGHLDHALRMFESMDAKDSITYSTMVHSLCNARRFRAASKLLLSCIRGGMRILKSDKRGVIDGLRGSGYSQEAKKIQSKIRLAKILQN
- the LOC101256197 gene encoding uncharacterized protein, with amino-acid sequence MQEFAANSEISKTEEFSNNPEIQETEITHEEVKESNNLDTKCGEKTEKTAEVVIDIDKKTECIDENQVIEIVCRICHLNDETIEILQLGCDCKGELGVCHRHCAEAWFNQRGNRSCEICGKTAKNVETRTLAERQNRIMVIEWNQRAVEARRSSYITSSSAATRDDCRWRCQQSCCNFLLACFVVAFTLPWFFRLNLP